In Carassius carassius chromosome 7, fCarCar2.1, whole genome shotgun sequence, one genomic interval encodes:
- the LOC132143646 gene encoding inorganic pyrophosphatase-like isoform X2, whose product MRLVIHTATRFSATFFSAQYSRKSTSLFSATYIHFRKMAHYLTELRGRPNSTDYRVYLKSSDGKYISPFHDIPLYVSDEQECGVPPKKLKTNEILFNMVVEVPRWSNAKMEATTKEPLNPIKQDVKKGKLRYVANIFPHKGYIWNYGALPQTWEDPSHTDKETMCCGDNDPIDVCEIGSKVCVTGQVIQVKVLGILALIDEGETDWKVIAINIEDPDASSLNNIEDVRKIKPGHLEATVDWFKKYKVPDGKPENQFAFNGQFKDKDFAIEVIKSTHSFWKALVMRKKMKGDDIVCQNTSLCESPFKCSDAEASTEVEAATQYGEPLPVPSEVDKWHFFTK is encoded by the exons ATGCGCTTAGTTATTCATACTGCCACGAGGTTTTCTGCTACCTTCTTCTCTGCACAGTACTCTCGAAAAAGCACGTCTTTATTTTCAGCTACTTACATTCATTTTAGAAAAATGGCACATTACCTTACAGAGCTGCGAGGACGACCAAACTCTACTGACTACAGGGTTTACTTGA AAAGTTCAGATGGAAAGTACATATCCCCTTTCCATGACATTCCTCTCTATGTTTCTGATGAACAG GAATGTGGTGTTCCACCAAAGAAGTTAAAAACTAATGAG ATATTGTTTAATATGGTTGTAGAAGTACCTCGTTGGTCAAATGCCAAGATGGAGGCAA CAACAAAGGAACCACTGAACCCAATCAAGCAAGATGTGAAGAAAGGCAAGCTGCGATATGTTGCTAACATTTTTCCACACAAAGGTTACATTTGGAACTATGGTGCACTTCCACAG ACATGGGAAGACCCCAGCCATACTGACAAGGAAACCATGTGCTGTGGAGACAATGACCCCATAGACGTGTGTGAGATTGGCTCCAAG GTGTGTGTAACAGGGCAGGTGATTCAGGTTAAAGTTCTTGGAATTCTGGCTTTGATAGATGAAGGAGAGACTGACTGGAAGGTAATAGCCATCAATATAGAGGACCCTGATGCATCAAGCCTTAACA ACATTGAGGATGTGAGAAAGATTAAGCCTGGTCACCTTGAGGCTACCGTAGAttggtttaaaaaatataaagtgcCAGATGGGAAGCCTGAGAACCAGTTTGCATTCAATGGACAATTCAAGGATAAG GACTTTGCTATAGAAGTCATAAAATCAACACACAGCTTCTGGAAAGCATTAGTGATGAGAAAAAAGATGAAAGGTGATGACATTGTTTG TCAAAACACTTCCTTATGTGAGAGTCCATTCAAATGCAGTGATGCAGAGGCCAGTACTGAAGTTGAAGCT GCTACACAATATGGGGAACCCCTTCCAGTACCATCTGAag TGGACAAATGGCACTTCTTCACGAAGTAA
- the arhgef38 gene encoding rho guanine nucleotide exchange factor 38 — MDPNQASGNDRENEKGEKKEKEKGIKRRNRLFTRYLERRKTDTIVDDDASKGDISIATLLVDVDRLFTNIESVCVVSAELLERLRDAIADPDPETQLIGEVFIQAKAVMEDVYKIYCYHHDEANALLESYEAQEDIQQHFRRCISTLKKIYDQEGKPNLLDMGSLLIKPVQRIMKYPLLLAELWNATPTDHPDNRPLQEALTSVKIINININEFKRRKDIVLKYKRSEDETSLIGKLNKFNIHSIRKKSDRLTSYFKILTGVEPQVRDEAFDKEEKLFRILEKAVRQLVKNITCYLLYTQEMISIAVQNAQDLEAIMKDPDKIDTNGFQQKRNGNDPYKQFKDHMEHLVLAPLERLLGMFASPQKLIQKRYDKLLDYCSQLDSRSSKEEQGQAKKDYLALNAQLLEELQCFNRAVRTILTNCLICVVKLIRKLMEAAQPPIQQIPVPLSNVGEVQNSIMEELSNLGFFKDNSQKLMERKVSFEKRDKKMVPEVSRQTEEHKAWLLEEFAVDRLYQLKRNCNACQENDISLLEGELVALLEDKDPMGSSSRWLVHTGSTQGYVYSSFLKAYNPQREVTERPDDFDNLSLFVSNSRSSSMRSFSPYSTSDSMSPQPGPQDEPDPSEDQHFYAVYAFQARCEQELTLQEYQHVRILQFSDLVGNKDWWLAESNGQKGYVPANYLGKMSYA, encoded by the exons ATGGATCCCAACCAGGCCAGTGGGAatgacagagagaatgaaaagggggagaaaaaagagaaggagaaaggaaTTAAAAGGAGAAACAGACTTTTTACAAGATACCTGGAAAGGAGGAAGACAGATACTATTGTGGATGATGACGCTTCCAAAGGTGACATCAGCATCGCAACCTTG ttgGTGGATGTAGATCGGCTGTTCACCAACAttgagtctgtgtgtgttgtctctgctgaactgcTCGAAAGACTGAGAGATGCCATAGCTGACCCTGACCCTGAAACACAACTCATAG GAGAAGTGTTTATCCAAGCCAAAGCCGTCATGGAGGATGTATACAAAATTTACTGCTATCATCATGACGAGGCTAACGCTTTACTAGAGTCTTATGAAGCACAGGAAGACATCCAGCAGCATTTTAGAAGATGCATATCCACACTCAA GAAAATATACGACCAAGA AGGGAAGCCCAATTTGCTTGACATGGGTTCTCTACTCATTAAACCAGTGCAGCGTATCATGAAATACCCGCTGCTATTGGCTGAACTGTGGAATGCCACACCCACGGACCACCCAGACAACAGACCCTTACAAGAAGCTCTGACATCTGTAAAGAttattaacatcaacattaatgAGTTCAAGAGGAGGAAAGACATAG TGCTGAAGTATAAGAGGAGTGAAGATGAAACCTCACTGATTGGTAAACTCAACAAGTTCAACATTCATTCTATCAGGAAGAAATCAGACCGGCTGACAAGCTATTTCAAGATTCTCACTGGTGTCGAGCCACAG GTGAGAGATGAAGCGTTTGACAAAGAGGAAAAACTGTTCCGTATCCTTGAGAAAGCTGTGAGACAGCTAGTGAAAAACATCACCTGTTACTTGCTCTATACTCAG GAGATGATATCCATTGCTGTTCAAAATGCACAGGACCTAGAAGCTATAATGAAGGATCCAGACAAAATAGACACAAATGGCTTTCAGCAAAAGAGGAACGGCAATGACCCATACAAACAGTTT AAAGATCACATGGAGCATCTTGTTCTTGCTCCACTCGAGAGGCTGCTGGGAATGTTTGCCTCGCCACAGAAGCTGATACAGAAGCGCTACGATAAACTGTTGGACTACTGCAGCCAGCTGGATTCCCGATCCTCCAAAGAGGAACAGGGCCAGGCCAAAAAAGATTACCTGGCCCTCAATGCCCAGTTGCTTGAGGAGCTGCAATGCTTCAATCGAGCTGTCAGGACAATCCTCACCAACTGCTTGATTTGTGTAGTAAAATTAATTAGAAAGCTGATGGAAGCAGCTCAGCCGCCTATCCAACAGATACCG GTTCCCTTGTCAAACGTTGGTGAAGTCCAAAATTCAATTATGGAGGAGTTGAGCAACCTTGGATTCTTCAAAGATAATTCCCAAAAGCTGATGGAGCGCAAAGTGAGCTTTGAAAAACGGGACAAGAAAATG GTCCCAGAGGTCTCCAGACAGACAGAGGAGCACAAAGCCTGGCTCCTGGAAGAGTTTGCAGTGGATCGGCTCTATCAACTCAAGCGTAACTGCAATGCCTGTCAGGAAAATGACATCAGCTTGCTGGAGGGGGAGCTGGTGGCCCTGCTGGAAGACAAAGACCCTATGGGAAGCAGCAGCCGCTGGCTGGTGCACACTGGGA GTACACAGGGCTATGTGTACTCATCATTCCTGAAAGCTTACAACCCCCAGCGGGAGGTGACTGAGAGGCCAGATGACTTTGACAATCTGAGTCTGTTCGTGTCGAATAGCAGGAGCAGTAGTATGCGGAGCTTCAGTCCGTACAGCACTTCAGACAGTATGTCCCCTCAGCCTGGACCACAGGACGAGCCGGACCCCTCTGAGGACCAACAT TTCTATGCAGTTTATGCCTTCCAGGCACGCTGCGAACAAGAGCTCACGCTTCAGGAGTACCAGCATGTTCGTATACTTCAGTTTTCTGACCTCGTTGGTAACAAAGACTGGTGGCTTGCTGAATCTAATGGACAAAAAGGCTACGTCCCAGCAAATTACCTTGGAAAGATGTCATATgcttaa
- the LOC132143646 gene encoding inorganic pyrophosphatase-like isoform X1 → MRLVIHTATRFSATFFSAQYSRKSTSLFSATYIHFRKMAHYLTELRGRPNSTDYRVYLKSSDGKYISPFHDIPLYVSDEQECGVPPKKLKTNEILFNMVVEVPRWSNAKMEIATKEPLNPIKQDVKKGKLRYVANIFPHKGYIWNYGALPQTWEDPSHTDKETMCCGDNDPIDVCEIGSKVCVTGQVIQVKVLGILALIDEGETDWKVIAINIEDPDASSLNNIEDVRKIKPGHLEATVDWFKKYKVPDGKPENQFAFNGQFKDKDFAIEVIKSTHSFWKALVMRKKMKGDDIVCQNTSLCESPFKCSDAEASTEVEAATQYGEPLPVPSEVDKWHFFTK, encoded by the exons ATGCGCTTAGTTATTCATACTGCCACGAGGTTTTCTGCTACCTTCTTCTCTGCACAGTACTCTCGAAAAAGCACGTCTTTATTTTCAGCTACTTACATTCATTTTAGAAAAATGGCACATTACCTTACAGAGCTGCGAGGACGACCAAACTCTACTGACTACAGGGTTTACTTGA AAAGTTCAGATGGAAAGTACATATCCCCTTTCCATGACATTCCTCTCTATGTTTCTGATGAACAG GAATGTGGTGTTCCACCAAAGAAGTTAAAAACTAATGAG ATATTGTTTAATATGGTTGTAGAAGTACCTCGTTGGTCAAATGCCAAGATGGAG ATAGCAACAAAGGAACCACTGAACCCAATCAAGCAAGATGTGAAGAAAGGCAAGCTGCGATATGTTGCTAACATTTTTCCACACAAAGGTTACATTTGGAACTATGGTGCACTTCCACAG ACATGGGAAGACCCCAGCCATACTGACAAGGAAACCATGTGCTGTGGAGACAATGACCCCATAGACGTGTGTGAGATTGGCTCCAAG GTGTGTGTAACAGGGCAGGTGATTCAGGTTAAAGTTCTTGGAATTCTGGCTTTGATAGATGAAGGAGAGACTGACTGGAAGGTAATAGCCATCAATATAGAGGACCCTGATGCATCAAGCCTTAACA ACATTGAGGATGTGAGAAAGATTAAGCCTGGTCACCTTGAGGCTACCGTAGAttggtttaaaaaatataaagtgcCAGATGGGAAGCCTGAGAACCAGTTTGCATTCAATGGACAATTCAAGGATAAG GACTTTGCTATAGAAGTCATAAAATCAACACACAGCTTCTGGAAAGCATTAGTGATGAGAAAAAAGATGAAAGGTGATGACATTGTTTG TCAAAACACTTCCTTATGTGAGAGTCCATTCAAATGCAGTGATGCAGAGGCCAGTACTGAAGTTGAAGCT GCTACACAATATGGGGAACCCCTTCCAGTACCATCTGAag TGGACAAATGGCACTTCTTCACGAAGTAA
- the ints12 gene encoding integrator complex subunit 12: protein MAGTVSLELDPIFLKGLGYLHSKSKDSAEKLKALLDESLARGSDSIYRTSLKEPEVSKVSLPKMTKQDSKSSSSSSSSSSSSITSSSSKSSSSDKTKKESEKRSLEKIRVDPGEGVEPPKKPRVDKQDSLSSPIAFQTKDIPISDFTDIDETNADDFAMEMGLACVVCRQMTVTSGNQLVECQECHNLYHQECHKPQVTDKDVNDPRLVWYCARCTRQMKRMAQKTQKPPQKPAPALATAAPMLKDPLVKKAELKPKPETAGSFQAFKRTEVKASVASGNSSSSSSTLPPGLTGWAAFTKTTNVGPTNTKLSTSQPGSSKSTPPPSGSKPVGLSALANVKPSLATKPSGSSSGSGNGNNGSSTVPMKPPPPLTLGKQVLSRSTSGDSVGKMTVTGSQSPVAAPSSSLGGNGGSAGNGGGNGGNSGGNSSSNNNSNGSKALADGKTPTSQESQLNAMKRLQMVKKKAAQKKLKK, encoded by the exons ATGGCTGGAACAGTAAGTCTAGAGCTTGACCCCATCTTTCTGAAGGGACTGGGCTACCTTCACTCCAAGAGCAAAGACTCCGCGGAGAAACTCAAGGCCCTGCTGGACGAGTCTTTAGCCAGGGGCAGTGACTCCATCTATAGGACATCACTGAAg GAACCTGAAGTGAGCAAGGTGTCATTACCAAAAATGACCAAACAAGACTCCAAATCCTCCTctagttcatcatcatcatcatcatcttcaatCACCAGCAGCAGCAGTAAATCAAGCAGCTCAGACAAGACTAAGAAAGAGAGCGAGAAAAGATCTTTGGaaaag ATTAGGGTTGATCCTGGGGAAGGAGTGGAGCCACCAAAAAAACCTCGTGTGGATAAGCAGGACAGTCTTTCGTCGCCGATTGCTTTCCAAACCAAGGACATTCCCATCTCTGATTTCACGGACATTGATGAAACCAATGCTGACGACTTTGCCATGGAAATGGGTCTTGCTTGCGTGGTTTGTCG ACAAATGACTGTCACTTCTGGCAATCAACTAGTGGAGTGTCAAGAATGTCATAATCTGTATCATCAGGAGTGCCACAAACCTCAGGTTACTGACAAGGATGTCAATGACCCACGGCTAGTGTGGTACTGTGCTCGGTGCACCAGGCAAATGAAACGAATG GCCCAAAAGACCCAGAAACCTCCACAGAAACCAGCTCCTGCTTTGGCAACAGCCGCACCTATGTTAAAAGATCCGCTAGTGAAGAAAGCTGAACTAAAGCCCAAACCGGAAACAGCAGGTTCATTCCAGGCCTTTAAGAGAACGGAGGTGAAG GCGTCTGTGGCATCAGGAAACTCTTCCAGCAGTAGCTCCACTTTGCCCCCAGGCCTCACAGGATGGGCTGCATTTACCAAGACCACAAATGTAGGACCTACCAATACCAAGTTGAGCACCAGTCAGCCAGGTAGCAGTAAATCAACCCCACCTCCCTCGGGCTCCAAACCTGTGGGACTCTCTGCACTGGCCAATGTTAAGCCCAGTCTGGCTACTAAACCTTCAGGAAGCAGCAGTGGAAGTGGTAATGGAAACAACGGCTCTAGCACAGTACCCATGAAACCACCCCCTCCACTCACACTTGGCAAGCAAGTGTTGAGCCGCTCAACAAGTGGAGATAGCGTTGGGAAAATGACTGTGACTGGATCACAGTCACCTGTGGCAGCACCCTCTAGCAGCCTGGGAGGCAACGGTGGGTCAGCAGGCAATGGAGGGGGCAATGGGGGCAACAGTGGTGGCAATAGCAGCAGTAACAACAACAGCAACGGATCAAAAGCCTTAGCTGATGGCAAGACGCCCACTTCCCAGGAGTCTCAGCTCAATGCTATGAAACGGCTGCAGATGGTGAAGAAGAAAGCAGCACAGAAGAAACTGAAGAAATGA